One Chromatiaceae bacterium genomic region harbors:
- a CDS encoding ATP-binding protein: MTSIDAVAHQYRALNCGHLAHGLAALLGAAEANALSYLDLVEQLVDLELQGRETNRLAANLRKAGFPVIKRLEEFDYRHQTTITKRQVSQLLDFRFLEERANLVFIGPPGVGKTHLAVAIGLKALEAGYQVLFTTALALVETLELAELRGELKKKIASLLKFDLLIIDELGYLPMNRQGLYNLFQLINGLYEYRSVILTTNKDFTNWGEFFRDENVAVPIVDRLIHHSQVFMLGGESYRLKQKIGN, encoded by the coding sequence ATGACCTCCATTGATGCCGTCGCGCACCAATACCGTGCCCTCAACTGCGGCCATCTGGCCCATGGCCTGGCCGCACTGCTCGGCGCCGCCGAGGCCAACGCCCTGTCCTATCTGGATCTGGTCGAGCAACTCGTCGACCTGGAGCTGCAGGGCCGCGAGACCAATCGCTTGGCCGCGAATCTGCGCAAGGCTGGCTTCCCTGTGATCAAGCGCCTGGAGGAGTTCGACTACCGCCACCAGACCACCATCACCAAACGCCAGGTCAGCCAATTGCTGGACTTCCGCTTCCTCGAGGAGCGCGCCAATCTGGTCTTCATCGGACCGCCCGGCGTAGGCAAGACCCATCTGGCCGTCGCCATCGGCCTGAAGGCCCTCGAGGCCGGCTACCAGGTGCTCTTCACCACGGCACTGGCGCTGGTGGAAACCCTCGAACTGGCCGAACTGCGCGGAGAGCTGAAGAAGAAGATCGCCAGCCTGCTCAAGTTCGATCTGCTGATCATCGACGAGCTGGGCTACCTGCCGATGAACCGCCAGGGCCTCTACAACCTCTTCCAGCTCATCAACGGTCTCTACGAGTACCGCTCGGTGATCCTCACCACCAACAAGGACTTCACCAACTGGGGCGAGTTCTTCCGCGACGAGAACGTCGCGGTGCCCATCGTCGACCGCCTCATCCATCACTCGCAGGTCTTCATGCTCGGAGGAGAAAGCTATCGACTGAAGCAGAAAATCGGAAACTGA
- a CDS encoding RNA-directed DNA polymerase, whose protein sequence is MFGTDQTLLIRALNATRQSYFPTYVGLRLIAKQLPSVENSYLRRAVERRLSAGDRWRFRHFDYFKAIGQAAGQDVPEYRSCLAPSPFTAFAEALVLAQLASMPSFAAPARVYSYLWPKSEWSGSSYEFFADGYKRRNMDIAEALRRPGSVAVVTDLKGFYPSIQHDRVMFELKARLKSPGQREGLPIDAVENFYNQLFAAGGGGLPIGPASAHVLGHLALVDVDRELSAAYGAGYFRYVDDIIVVCDTADAAATKKRIADCVDSQGYLLNADKSVVMSAEEWNSSVLRLDVAGSDDFRRYTQDLAAYLVLHPDRGSELGRLLSEAGLSIPIQRLQALSSYSRFRYFLGRRKAPGGLPHALGMVFARNADFVERAVWLKQDYEQSLDGLVQDRSAKGPELRRWHVQRIRRVVNTLFYLRRLSEWKSNLGIFDSVPELVEQRSLAIALASGTVNPVLPFFPRGPAAFAELWSEHGKGPAAIDVATCLTTAAATDSLVTLSLTGTIFPEAVPVAGQGDSVRLLHVVKSRERLVRSNPDLSYEDEFESLSLGVSHEAISTLARTRYALSEGTILDALSLLSSEYRS, encoded by the coding sequence ATGTTTGGAACGGACCAGACGCTTCTGATTCGGGCGTTGAACGCCACCAGGCAAAGTTACTTCCCAACTTACGTGGGGCTGCGACTCATCGCGAAGCAATTACCCTCCGTAGAGAACTCATACCTGAGGCGCGCAGTCGAGCGGCGCTTGTCGGCTGGCGACCGCTGGCGCTTCAGGCACTTTGACTACTTCAAGGCGATCGGTCAGGCCGCCGGGCAGGACGTGCCCGAGTACAGGAGCTGCCTAGCCCCGAGCCCGTTCACTGCTTTCGCGGAGGCGCTAGTCTTGGCCCAGCTGGCTTCAATGCCTAGTTTCGCGGCACCTGCGCGGGTATACAGCTACCTGTGGCCAAAATCGGAGTGGTCCGGGTCCAGCTACGAATTCTTCGCGGATGGTTACAAGCGCCGGAATATGGACATCGCCGAGGCGCTTCGGCGGCCAGGGTCCGTCGCTGTCGTCACTGACCTGAAGGGGTTCTATCCGTCGATCCAGCATGACCGCGTCATGTTCGAGCTGAAGGCACGCCTCAAGTCCCCGGGTCAGCGTGAAGGTCTTCCTATCGATGCAGTCGAGAATTTCTACAACCAACTATTCGCGGCCGGTGGTGGCGGGCTGCCTATTGGCCCCGCTTCCGCCCATGTTCTCGGGCATCTCGCCCTTGTAGATGTTGATCGTGAGCTGTCCGCCGCCTACGGGGCCGGCTACTTTCGCTATGTTGACGATATCATCGTCGTCTGTGATACGGCCGACGCTGCGGCAACGAAGAAGCGGATTGCGGATTGCGTCGATTCCCAGGGCTACCTCCTGAATGCAGACAAGTCTGTGGTCATGTCGGCGGAAGAGTGGAACTCAAGCGTCCTTCGACTGGATGTCGCGGGCAGCGATGATTTCCGCCGCTACACGCAAGACTTGGCGGCCTACTTGGTTCTGCACCCAGATCGGGGAAGTGAGTTGGGTAGGTTGTTGTCCGAGGCTGGGCTGTCGATCCCGATCCAGCGGCTTCAGGCTCTCTCGTCATATTCTCGGTTTCGATACTTCCTAGGTCGGCGCAAAGCGCCTGGCGGCCTGCCGCATGCCTTAGGCATGGTCTTCGCGCGAAATGCCGACTTCGTAGAACGAGCTGTGTGGTTGAAGCAGGACTACGAGCAATCTCTTGATGGCCTCGTGCAAGATCGCTCAGCAAAGGGCCCCGAATTGCGCCGCTGGCATGTGCAACGAATCCGTCGCGTCGTCAACACGCTCTTCTACCTTCGGCGACTCTCCGAATGGAAGTCGAACCTGGGTATCTTTGATTCAGTTCCCGAGTTGGTTGAGCAGCGCTCATTGGCGATCGCGCTGGCGTCGGGCACCGTGAATCCGGTACTTCCGTTCTTTCCCCGAGGCCCGGCTGCGTTCGCTGAACTTTGGTCAGAGCACGGCAAGGGACCAGCCGCAATCGACGTAGCCACTTGTCTGACGACAGCTGCGGCGACCGATTCACTTGTGACGCTGAGTCTCACTGGAACGATCTTTCCCGAGGCAGTTCCGGTCGCAGGGCAAGGAGACAGTGTGCGACTTCTTCACGTCGTCAAGAGCCGCGAGAGACTAGTTCGCTCCAATCCAGACCTTTCATACGAAGACGAGTTCGAGTCCTTGAGTCTGGGTGTGTCGCACGAAGCGATATCGACGCTTGCGCGAACGCGATATGCCCTAAGTGAAGGGACGATCCTTGATGCGTTGTCGTTGCTCAGTTCGGAGTACAGAAGCTGA
- a CDS encoding helix-turn-helix domain-containing protein yields the protein MPKLTESELLARDAGRDLNAELLEAAADMQAGRVGRVTLVTRQGQAVESPVARVRIMARLSQARFAALLGVSPRTLQDWEQGRREPTGAAKTLLRVAERHPEVLRELAA from the coding sequence ATGCCGAAATTGACTGAATCTGAACTATTGGCCCGGGATGCCGGGCGAGACCTGAATGCCGAGTTGCTCGAAGCCGCTGCCGACATGCAGGCCGGCCGGGTGGGTCGCGTCACCCTAGTCACGCGCCAAGGCCAGGCCGTGGAATCCCCAGTGGCCCGGGTGCGGATCATGGCGCGCTTGTCCCAGGCCCGGTTCGCCGCCCTCCTGGGGGTGTCGCCGCGGACCTTACAGGACTGGGAGCAAGGCCGCCGAGAGCCGACCGGTGCTGCTAAGACCCTGCTGCGTGTCGCCGAGCGGCATCCCGAGGTATTGCGGGAATTGGCGGCGTAG
- a CDS encoding type II toxin-antitoxin system RelE/ParE family toxin → MYTFIELPVFTRYAADCLDDADLAALQRTLAVNPEAGDLVPGTRGVRKLRWTRPGMGKRGGLRVLYYVQDVRGRIWLLTVYTKSARENIAVATLNALRELADHAEID, encoded by the coding sequence GTGTATACCTTCATCGAACTGCCAGTGTTCACCCGGTATGCGGCGGACTGCCTGGACGATGCCGACCTGGCCGCTTTGCAGCGGACCCTGGCAGTCAACCCGGAGGCTGGCGACTTGGTGCCTGGGACCCGTGGCGTGCGCAAGCTGCGCTGGACGCGCCCCGGGATGGGCAAGCGCGGCGGGCTACGTGTCCTCTATTACGTCCAGGACGTCCGGGGCCGGATCTGGCTGTTGACGGTGTACACCAAGAGCGCCCGGGAGAACATCGCCGTGGCGACCCTGAACGCCCTGCGGGAGTTGGCCGACCATGCCGAAATTGACTGA
- a CDS encoding PQQ-dependent sugar dehydrogenase: MNRPARLIALGLICWMTAACEAQTGPVPISGDVPEAKGWRTEVVTGGLSHPWSIAWLPDGSALVTERDGRLRRLRDGKLVPTPISGLPPLLATGQGGLLDVSMHPDFADNGLVYLTLAIGSPDANRTALARGRLDGEALRDTRIIFENADPKSDGQHFGSRLVWLPDKSLLISIGDGGNPPISFKGDFIRNQAQNPGTHFGKILRLNDDGTPHPGNPFAGRPGARPEIWTLGHRNIQGLTRDPVSGRIWANEHGARGGDELNVIEGGNNYGWPEVTYSNEYWGPRISSETSRPGIAEPKLVWTPSNAPSGLTFYTGDVYPRWKGNLFSGALKFQQIRRLVLDGTRVVTEEKLTIGRRVRDVRQGPDGYLYVLTDEDEGALLRILAVDE; the protein is encoded by the coding sequence ATGAACCGACCTGCACGCCTCATCGCCCTTGGACTGATTTGTTGGATGACGGCCGCTTGTGAGGCCCAGACGGGGCCGGTGCCGATCAGCGGGGATGTCCCCGAGGCCAAGGGCTGGCGTACCGAGGTCGTCACCGGCGGCCTGAGTCACCCCTGGTCCATCGCCTGGCTGCCGGACGGCTCGGCCCTGGTCACCGAGCGTGATGGGCGCCTGCGTCGGCTCCGCGACGGTAAGCTCGTCCCGACACCCATCTCCGGCCTGCCGCCGCTGCTCGCCACGGGCCAGGGTGGCCTGCTCGATGTCTCCATGCATCCGGACTTCGCCGATAACGGGCTGGTCTACCTGACGCTGGCCATCGGCAGCCCCGACGCCAACCGCACGGCCCTGGCCCGGGGGCGCCTGGACGGTGAGGCCCTACGGGACACGCGGATCATCTTTGAGAACGCCGACCCCAAGTCCGACGGCCAGCATTTCGGCTCGCGGCTGGTCTGGCTGCCGGATAAGAGCCTGCTGATCAGTATCGGTGACGGTGGTAATCCGCCGATCAGCTTCAAGGGGGACTTCATCCGTAACCAGGCCCAGAACCCGGGGACCCATTTCGGCAAGATCCTGCGGTTGAACGACGACGGCACGCCCCACCCGGGCAACCCCTTCGCGGGCCGCCCCGGCGCCCGACCCGAGATCTGGACCCTGGGTCATCGCAACATCCAGGGTCTGACCCGCGACCCGGTAAGCGGGCGCATCTGGGCCAACGAGCACGGAGCCCGGGGCGGCGACGAACTCAACGTCATCGAGGGCGGCAACAACTACGGCTGGCCGGAGGTGACCTACAGCAACGAGTACTGGGGGCCGCGGATCTCCAGCGAGACGAGCCGCCCGGGCATCGCCGAGCCCAAGCTGGTCTGGACGCCGTCGAATGCCCCGAGCGGCCTGACCTTTTACACCGGTGACGTCTATCCGCGGTGGAAAGGCAACCTGTTCAGCGGCGCGCTCAAGTTCCAGCAGATCCGCCGCCTGGTGCTGGACGGCACCCGGGTGGTCACCGAGGAAAAGCTGACCATCGGTCGGCGGGTGCGGGATGTGCGCCAGGGGCCCGATGGGTATCTGTATGTGCTGACGGACGAGGACGAGGGGGCGCTGCTGCGTATCCTTGCGGTGGATGAATGA
- a CDS encoding restriction endonuclease yields the protein MELPKFNETFMPILQTLSNGEVVHHRKLIKLVQEQYYSDLPEDLLKQKTKSGEVLIENRIAWGKSYLKKGGLVHFPKRGMVQITEAGKKACDQGVTLRDMESNLMDFYAEEKTKNSDTCVAADQSPQDMIDAGFSEIEAQTKSELLNRLREIDPFYFEKVILILLKKMGYGDFTETSKSGDAGIDGIINEDKLGLEKIYIQAKRYTDNKVRETDIRNFIGAMSGDTTKGVFVTTSGFDEKASKKAREAHHTIILVDGERLVDLMYQFNVGVQVRNQYEVKQIDSDFFDAS from the coding sequence ATGGAGCTACCAAAGTTTAACGAGACCTTCATGCCGATTCTGCAGACCCTTAGCAACGGAGAGGTCGTTCATCATCGCAAACTCATCAAGCTAGTTCAGGAACAGTACTACTCGGACTTGCCCGAAGACTTGCTGAAACAGAAGACAAAGAGCGGTGAAGTACTGATTGAAAATCGAATTGCATGGGGAAAGTCTTATCTCAAGAAGGGCGGGCTCGTTCATTTCCCGAAGCGCGGCATGGTTCAGATCACGGAAGCGGGAAAGAAAGCCTGCGATCAGGGAGTTACTCTTCGCGATATGGAATCGAACCTGATGGATTTCTACGCCGAAGAAAAAACAAAAAATTCGGACACATGTGTTGCTGCCGACCAATCTCCGCAAGATATGATAGATGCCGGGTTTTCTGAGATTGAGGCACAAACGAAATCTGAACTACTAAATAGGTTGCGGGAAATCGATCCGTTCTATTTTGAGAAGGTTATTCTCATTCTGTTGAAGAAGATGGGGTATGGAGATTTTACCGAGACATCCAAGTCTGGAGATGCCGGAATCGACGGAATAATCAACGAAGACAAGCTGGGTTTGGAGAAGATATACATACAGGCGAAGCGTTACACCGACAACAAGGTGCGAGAAACTGATATTCGTAACTTTATCGGCGCTATGAGCGGAGACACCACAAAAGGCGTATTTGTCACAACCAGCGGCTTTGATGAAAAGGCATCAAAGAAGGCACGCGAAGCGCATCATACGATCATTCTTGTGGATGGAGAACGTCTGGTTGACCTGATGTATCAATTCAATGTCGGGGTACAGGTCCGCAATCAATATGAAGTCAAACAAATCGATTCAGACTTTTTCGATGCCTCATAA